Below is a window of Alphaproteobacteria bacterium DNA.
ATCGATTTCGGCTGGTTCTACTTCATGACCAAGCCGATGTTCCTGGCGCTGGACATCCTCTATCGCTTCATCGGCAATTTCGGCGTCGCGATCATCCTGTTCACGGTGGCGATCAAGATCCTGTTCTTCCCGCTCGCCAACAAGTCGTACCGCTCGATGGCGAAGATGAAGCTGCTCCAGCCCGAGATGGAGAAGCTGAAGGAGAAGTACGGCGAAGATCGCCAGCGCATGAGCCAGGAGATGATGCAGCTCTACAAGCGCGCCGGCGCCAATCCGCTGTCGGGCTGCTTGCCGATCCTGATTCAGATCCCGGTGTTCTTCGCGCTGTACAAGGTGCTGTTCGTGACGATCGAAATGCGTCACGCGCCCTTCTACGGCTGGATCCACGATCTGTCGGCGCAGGACCCGACCTCGCTGTTCAATCTGTTCGGCCTGCTGCCCTACGCGGTGCCGCAGGTTCTGCATATCGGCGTGTGGCCCATCATCATGGGCATCACGATGTTCCTGCAGCAGAAGCTGAATCCGCAGCCCGTCGACCCCATCCAGGCGAAGATCTTCCTGGCCCTGCCGTTCATCTTCACGGTCATGCTGGCCTCGTTCCCGGCGGGTCTGGTGATCTACTGGGCCGTCAACAACACCCTTTCGATCGCGCAACAATGGCTGATCATGAAACGCCTGGAGGGGACGCCGCTGGCCCCGCCGGGCAAGGCGAAAGCCTGACCCCCGAAGCGATCGAGGCAGCGCGTAAGCTGTTCGTCGGCCCTTGCGAGTTTCTCGCCGGGGCCGCGACGCTTGACGCCGTTCCCGGCCCGGTGCTGCCCGAAGTGGCGCTGGCGGGCCGCTCGAACGTGGGCAAATCGAGCCTCATCAACGCGCTGACGAATCGCGGCAACACCGCGCGCGTCTCGAAGCATCCCGGCCGCACGCAGCAGCTCAATTTCTTCAGCCTGTCGAACCGGCTGTCGCTGGTCGATATGCCCGGCTATGGCTACGCGGCCGTGTCCAAGGGCACCAAAATCCTGTGGAGCGAGTTGATCGGCCGCTACCTCAAAGGCCGGCCGACCTTGCGCCGCGCGCTCGTGCTGGTCGATGCGCGCCACGGCATCAAGGAAAGCGACCGCGAAGTCTTCAAGCTGCTCGATACCGCGGCGGTCAATTGGCAGCTCGTGCTGACCAAATGCGACGCGCTGGGGACTTCCGGCCTCAAACAGCGAATCGCCGAATGCGCGGCCGAAATCGCCAAGCGCCCGGCCGCGCATCCCGTCATCGTTCCGACATCGTCGGAGAAGAATATCGGGATCGAGCAATTGCGCTGCGAATTGGCCTCCCTCGCGAAGCCCGTTTGAACGAGATATAAGACCCCGCGCCAAAAACGTACGGAAAAGACCATGGAAACGACCCCAGCCGATCCGCATATGACCGCGCGCATGCTGTCCGAAGCGCTGCCCTATATGAAGCGCTATGCCGGGCAGACGATCGTCGTGAAATACGGCGGCCACGCGATGGGCGACGAGAAGGTCGCGGCCGATTTCGCGCGCGACGTGGTGCTGCTGAAGCAGGTCGGCGTCAACCCGATCGTCGTGCATGGCGGCGGCCCGCAGATCGCCAAGATGCTCGAACGCCTGAAGGTCAAAAGCGAATTCATCGACGGTCTGCGCGTGACCGACGCCGCCACAGTGGAAATCGTCGAGATGGTGCTGTCGGGCGCCATCAACAAGGAAATCGTCGCCACGATCAATCGCGCGGGCGGCAAGGCGGTGGGGCTGTCCGGCAAGGACGCCAATTTCATGGTCGCGCGCAAAGTGACGCGCACCAAGAAGGATCCGGATTCGAATATCGAGCGCGTGCTCGATCTCGGCTTCGTCGGCGATCCCTACAAGATCGACGCGGATTTCCTGCATAATTTCGCGAAGTCGGACATCATCCCGGTCGTCGCCCCGATCGGCGTCGGCGAGAACGGCGAGACGTTCAATATCAACGCCGACACGGTGGCCGGCGCCATCGCGGGCGCGATGAAGGCCGAACGCCTGTTGCTGCTGACCGACGTGAAGGGCGTGCTCGACAAGGAAAAGAACCTGCTGACGGGTCTGTCGGCCGCGAAGGTCCGCGCGCTGATCGCCGACGGCACGATCTCCGGCGGCATGATCCCGAAGGTCGAGACCTGCCTGCTGGCGGTCGATCGCGGCGTGAAGGGGGCGATCATCATGGACGGCCGCGTGCGCCATTCGATCCTGCTCGAAGTCTTCACGGACAAGGGTGTCGGCACGATGATCGTCGGCGACGCGTAACCGAACGCCGGCCGATTTGCTCGAACGCCTCTACGACTGGACGATCGCCGCCGCGCGCACGCGCCAAGCCCCCGCGGTGATGGCGGCGATCTCCTTCGCCGATTCCTCGTTCTTCCCGATCCCGCCGCACCCGTTCCTGGCGGCGCTGATCATGGCCGACCGCACGCGCGCCTATTGGTTCGCGACGTTGTGCACCGTCGCCTCGGTGATCGGCGCGTTTCTAGGCTACGCGATCGGCGATCTGCTGTTCGAGACGGTGGGGATGTGGCTGGTCGAGAAATACGGCTACGCCCATCACCTCGACGCGTTCCGCGAGATGTTCGCCGAATGGGGCTTCTGGCTGATCGCGGGCAAGGGCCTCACACCCATCCCGTTCAAGATCGTCACGATCGGCGCGGGCCTTGCGCAATATCCGCTGCTACCCTTCTTCATCGCGTCGGTCTTCGCGCGCGGCATTCAGTTCTACGCGATGGCGTGGCTCTTGAAACACCAGGGCTCGGTGCTGGAGCGCTGGTTCCGCCGCTACGCGAGTGCCTTGGGCTGGACGATCGCGGCACTCATCGTCGCGCTGATTGTCTGGTTCGAATTTCTGCGCTAAACCGCAGCCTCATCCTTCGACAAGCTCAGGATGAGGCGAACTTAATCCGCCTCATGGTGAGCCTGTCGAACCATGATGCGGGTTAGCGAAGAACCGCGATCAGATCGGCGCGATCGAGTGTCGGCCAATTCACCAGGATTTCATCGACGGTCATGCCGTCGGCAAGATTGTCGAATACGACCGAAACGGGCACGCGTGTCCCGCGAAAACAAGGGGCACCGCCCATGCGTTCGGGATCGGTAACGATCAGCGTTTCGAGGCTCACAGCACTCATAGACCGACTATATCACGCCGGTCGGCTGCCTCAAAATCACGCCCCGAAGAATTCGAGCTGCCATTTCAGCTCTTCTTCCGTCAGCGGCCAGCCGTCCCATTTGGGCTGGTTGAGCACGTTCTTGGGCGGCAGCGACAGCGTGCGCTGCTGGATCGCGACGGCGGTGGCGAGCTTGAGCTTCGCCTTCCAGCACAAGGCGATCACGCCCTTGGCCGAGCGCGCGGTCAAAATCTTGTCGACCGCATCGGCGCGGATCGCGGCGAGTTCGGCCAGCGCCAATTTGACGAACAGCTTTTCCCCGCCTTGCGCCGCCGCGGTGATCGCCGCGTCGTCGAGCTTCTTTTCCCGGCGCAGGCGTTTGACCTTGTCGCCGACGGTTTCACCCGGTTCTTCGCCCTCGCCGCCTTTGGCCCAATCGGGATCGGCGACCGGGCGCTTGCGCGTCGCCGGACCGCCGCCGCCTTCTTCGCCCGCGTCGGCCGCTTCGGCGATGCGCTTGCGCACTTCGGCCGTGACCGCCTCGCGCGTCGCGGGATCGAGATCGGGGCGTGCGGCTAAACGCTGCGCGAAAGCTTCCGCGACGAAGGCCGCGATCTTCAGCGCCATGCGATTCGGCAGTTTGGGCCGATCGACCAGAGGCCCGTGCCAGGACGGGCGCGACGGCGCTTTTTCGAGCACGAGGTCGAGCGTTTCCTCGCGGATCTGCGCGGAATTGTTGGCAAGCAACGTCGCCACCGCATCGGTATCGTCGCTCGCCACGATCGCGTCGGAGAGGCGCTCGGTGACGCCTTCGCGCCGCGCGACGATGGCGGTCGCACCTTCGGCGAAGCGGCCTTTGACGATCTCGATCAGATCTTCTTCGGTCAGCAGCGGCGAGAACTGCAGGACCGGGGCGGCGACGGCGAGCTCCGCGTCCCGCGCGAGCTTCTTGACGAGTTCGGGCGGCGCGTCGGCGACGTCTTTCAGCGTATCGGCGACCACGCCGCGCACGCGCGCGGCCGTGTCCTTCGCCAGCACTTCCAGCGTCTGCATGATGTGCTGGCGCGCGGCGTCCTGCTCGCCCGGCTTCAGGCCCGGCAGAACGCGCTGGACCTTGCCCGCGAGGCCCACGCGCACGTCTTCGCTGCGGTCGCCGGCGAGCTTCATATCCGCTTGCCAAGGCAGAGCCGAATTGTCGGCGAGCGCCTGGCGCACTTCCGGCGCGTTATCGTCGGTCAGGTAATACAGCAGCTCGGGCCGCAAATCGGTGCGCTTGGCCAAATTCGTCCGGACGAAAATATCCGGATCGTTCAGCATGCGTTTCGCGGATTCGTATTCGGATTGGTCCATGTTCGGATCAGTTCTTCGGGGGCAACGCGGGTGCTGCATCCAGCGCCACCGCATACGTCCCCTTGCCTTTGCGTTTGACTTCGTACATCGCGCCGTCGCCGCGCACGAGCAACTCGTCCACGGTTTCAGGCTTCGCGGGATCGTGCAGCGCCACGCCGGCGGAGAAGCCGAGCGGCTTTTCGGGGCTCGCCGACACGCCCAGCAATTCGCCGCGCATATCGAGGATGTGTTTGGCCTTGGCGATCGCGCCGTCGAGATCGGTCTGGTCGAGCCACAGCGCGAATTCGTCGCCGCCCAAGCGCGCGACCAGATCGTTGATGCGC
It encodes the following:
- a CDS encoding DUF2336 domain-containing protein, whose protein sequence is MDQSEYESAKRMLNDPDIFVRTNLAKRTDLRPELLYYLTDDNAPEVRQALADNSALPWQADMKLAGDRSEDVRVGLAGKVQRVLPGLKPGEQDAARQHIMQTLEVLAKDTAARVRGVVADTLKDVADAPPELVKKLARDAELAVAAPVLQFSPLLTEEDLIEIVKGRFAEGATAIVARREGVTERLSDAIVASDDTDAVATLLANNSAQIREETLDLVLEKAPSRPSWHGPLVDRPKLPNRMALKIAAFVAEAFAQRLAARPDLDPATREAVTAEVRKRIAEAADAGEEGGGGPATRKRPVADPDWAKGGEGEEPGETVGDKVKRLRREKKLDDAAITAAAQGGEKLFVKLALAELAAIRADAVDKILTARSAKGVIALCWKAKLKLATAVAIQQRTLSLPPKNVLNQPKWDGWPLTEEELKWQLEFFGA
- a CDS encoding DUF433 domain-containing protein; the protein is MSAVSLETLIVTDPERMGGAPCFRGTRVPVSVVFDNLADGMTVDEILVNWPTLDRADLIAVLR
- the argB gene encoding acetylglutamate kinase — translated: METTPADPHMTARMLSEALPYMKRYAGQTIVVKYGGHAMGDEKVAADFARDVVLLKQVGVNPIVVHGGGPQIAKMLERLKVKSEFIDGLRVTDAATVEIVEMVLSGAINKEIVATINRAGGKAVGLSGKDANFMVARKVTRTKKDPDSNIERVLDLGFVGDPYKIDADFLHNFAKSDIIPVVAPIGVGENGETFNINADTVAGAIAGAMKAERLLLLTDVKGVLDKEKNLLTGLSAAKVRALIADGTISGGMIPKVETCLLAVDRGVKGAIIMDGRVRHSILLEVFTDKGVGTMIVGDA
- a CDS encoding DedA family protein — translated: MLERLYDWTIAAARTRQAPAVMAAISFADSSFFPIPPHPFLAALIMADRTRAYWFATLCTVASVIGAFLGYAIGDLLFETVGMWLVEKYGYAHHLDAFREMFAEWGFWLIAGKGLTPIPFKIVTIGAGLAQYPLLPFFIASVFARGIQFYAMAWLLKHQGSVLERWFRRYASALGWTIAALIVALIVWFEFLR
- a CDS encoding YihA family ribosome biogenesis GTP-binding protein, which produces MADHETPGGDAAGPAGQGESLTPEAIEAARKLFVGPCEFLAGAATLDAVPGPVLPEVALAGRSNVGKSSLINALTNRGNTARVSKHPGRTQQLNFFSLSNRLSLVDMPGYGYAAVSKGTKILWSELIGRYLKGRPTLRRALVLVDARHGIKESDREVFKLLDTAAVNWQLVLTKCDALGTSGLKQRIAECAAEIAKRPAAHPVIVPTSSEKNIGIEQLRCELASLAKPV